The Cryptomeria japonica chromosome 6, Sugi_1.0, whole genome shotgun sequence genomic interval ctgtacatcagatggatgtgaagagtgcttttcttcatggtgatcttgatgaggagatttatttggagcagccacagggtttcatccaggatacttccttggtttgcagactaaggaaatctctttatggccttaagtaggcccccagggcttggtatgccaagatggattcctttcttctctccacagggttcaccaggtgtcattctaatctgaatgtctacattttgtgataggatgactctcacttgatacttgtgctctatgttgatgacttgatcattacagggagtacttcatccatcattagcagggtcaaatttgctttgcatgacaaattttctatgactgacttgggtcttttgcactactttcttaggatagagatttcacagtcaccttctgggattacactatcgcagcccaagtatgctcttgatttacttgcatgctttcatatggctgattgtaagcctaccctaactccctttctttcaggagtcaagcttgaggcttagtgttcttctccactcgttgatgccactttgtatcgttagcttgtgggtagtctcacctacttgactcatacacaccctgatatttcatttgcagttggcatggtttcccgcttcatgcaggatccacatgagcttcattggaaagctgccaaacacatccttcattacatccagggtacacatcactatgggattcactatgcagtaggcacaggacttcgcttggtcggttacacagactccgattgggctggcgatctagttgatcataagtctacttctggttacatttttcaccttggttcaggccccatttgttggcagagcaagaagcaacatgctattgctctctcttcgactgaggctgagtatcgaggcactgttaatgcagtgactaagaccatttggctccaacagatcCTCACATAGTTTGGATTCACTACTCCACGGCTGACAgtcctacattgcgacaatcagagtgctattgccatctcgaagaacccggtccagcaccagcagaccaaacacatcgagattcatatgcactatatccgagagctcatccaggagcaggccattgatttgcagtattgtcctacagcagagtaggttgctgacatattcaccaaacctttcaccaagagtaagttccagcaattgcgagctctcttgggggtgcgggatgtgtcattaggggggctcagctaacttctccttcctctcttatgtggGGGACTTTtgcctctttgaggttttgtccttcttcttcgagaatcttttgtacattcatctctctttttggggggagttttttcccactgggttttctccctttctccgtttgtgagagattgcattgcatatttttgcttgcatttgcatattgtacatgggtacttatCATGGCCTAGtcgctgggacccatcttgcattgttgacttgagtcttcattcccctaagttgcacttaagcgggggtgttggtgtaaataaatattcattatggatattattacacttacttaagttaacttaggataatgcatctcttcatagtttggatttgagacacttagggaagtgtgcacttagggatagagcttgtaggagaaattccaccttttgtggtcttattttgctgttacactccacatttggtgggtcatccacctcttgtggaatattatattatttctcctacctacccttagtatttcttacctacccttgtttctcattgagccacatgtcatatttgtgtgctcatacatccatatggccttgcctatataagcaagcctctattcattgtattggttaatccagttgattattttgcatattgatgagaatacagtttgttcttgtcattctattgtctcttttatgcttttcattgtgcctttgatcttggcaaaatcctatagttttaaattgtaaggttaatactatactatgttatcgagctaggaacctagtcagtaatccctaaggttatcgctatcggttaatgaaggcggaatgtctaccgagtaaagtttagtattcaccgagttgttattgagttgtaactgagctataacaaaatacattaaatggttacatgcgttatttaaggaaggaagctgatgagctggaactgattaaatgattggtatgccgtgcatgaagtttgttaatgaatctatggcaaaggaaaatcagcatgaagatctatagtgcaAATTGAACACTATTAcgctagcacaagttccaagaaatgtatgcaagttcctaggccagataaaatgttttttagatcaaaggatacattgaacctggacaagattgaagatctgatggctatgattgatcatgggaaatgtgatcaaagagattaagcggttagctaattgtttataaatagggagctgttgataaacaatgcaagcgggtaaatgtatgcacagggatgctacatagtgattaccaagcacagaagcttgaagacatgtttgaataacagagtatagaagcccagcagatggactagATTAgttatgtgtctatattgtattgagcaaataagaatctactttagcattttagatgtgaggttgtagatagatttttattactattattttgtgaaagtgacagaaaatctcttaattgagtggacttaatagtcttatttgtaaaaccctctagcaaggtgacattctgattgagtgtttgaaatcctttaacaaggtcacttctaacaaggtgaatatcctaacaaatctgagggaaatcccttaatcgggtcacatctagcaatgtgtttgtaatctttaacaggattttcttttaactgagcatactctagaagagtatatttcttagtgggtctgaaatcccacaatggtttttccctatttgggtttccacgttaaatctggtgttatgagtgatatgatttaatatgcttttgagtttgcatgtttagtagttttggttatattactgaagtatatgttaccgaggttgaatctgatatttttatgaaagattaagtttttatgattcaccccccccctctcatcttatcagcttagcatctgtacttatctttaagtatcagaactatcaattctaAGCCATTTGATTAAAATCTTCAAATGGAACCTTATGCTATTGGTAAGAGCACTCATACATCAATATATTTGAGCTCAATTATCATACCATGGTGTGACAAGGGTTGATTTATTGAAATATTTAATGTGCTCATCATGTTTTGTTAACTCTTGTTTTATCATTAGTCTTGCTTGTATTTTGGATAGAAGAGGTTAATATCATTTTAACTTATTTTCACATGCTCAAAATTTCATATACACAAATATGAATAATTATTTCTACTAATAAATAtctaaaattctaaatatatatcaaaattaagatcaaaactaaatatattttttaattgaataatataaataccaaaatttatattaagataaaaatcgatttataataaatattaaaataaatatgtaaTTTACAATACAACTTTGCTTTATTTAATATAGTAAAAAGTTTCTATAAGAAATAGAAACTTGACTAAGTATTAAGcttcatttagtattttctatcATTTTACATGTTGAAATGCTTGTTATGTACTTATTATTCCACTAAGGAGTAGGGACCCAACAACCATGTAATCCATAGGGTAATCCATACGGTACCTTAGCTCGACCAATTTCAGTAAATGTTGATCCATCCAAAACTAGGGCATATCCATCACCATTTCCATCACTTATTAATGATATCACCACTCCTACAATGCAACATGTATATCActcaaaattattaattaataattactaTATAAGAAATAATTGCATTCATTGAGACAAGGGTGGTGATTTTCTTACCATCATCTTCTTTTTCAGCTCCTGGTTGACCTACAAAGAAGGGTTCAGATGGAACTCCCCCTTCATCATACCAATTCTTGGCTATTTTCTCCTTCAAATCAATCTATAAAAATCAGAAGATAAATGTTAATTCCACATGCATAAAATATACATAGCATTAATGAGGTGACTTGAAAGATAGGTATTTAGAGTGAGTTTGTATGATTGAAAACATCCTATTTGGAGTTCTCACACTAAGATAAagttttaattctaaatttaatcGAATGAGGATGTTATTGAGTGTTAGAATCACAAGTTACTAATTGTCTAAGGTATTAATCATTATTCATCATTGATTTTATGAAAAAAAATGTCTTAAGTGAATAATGGTGaaaataatgtgtgtgtgtgtgtgtgtgtttaaagcATCATACGATTCTAGTTATAATACTACCAATCTTTAACTCTTGATCTcttgtttgtcattcttgattagATTTATAGGTAGAGACTTGACCTAGGTCACTTTTGTAATCATGGATTTGACTCaaatttaaaaatcataattaaaatttttaaatttgcaGCTTATTGACATTTTCACTAACTATTATGAACTAACCTAACCCACAAATTAATTTATGTTTTGTGTTATGATATTCAAAGAAATTCACTCTTTTTCACTCTTTTATTTTGAGATTACCTAGAAAACTTGACAACATTTATGATTTAGGCCCTTGCCTATTTGCTTGCTATCCTCGATTATTTTCCTTAGATCTATTAATCAATCCAACTAAAGGTCTAACTAAAGAGAATGTGACCCATGATTAAATAAAGTCCTTTTAGATTCTGTTCGACTTTCAATGCAATATAAAAGACATATCCTCTAACACGAGGTAAAATATTTGGGATGAAGAATATGTAACCTTGGTAAGGGTATTGGGAAAATTGAAAGGGCGTTCTGCTCCACAGGCATATGCATAGCGATATGGCTTCCCTATGTATTTTGGATTTACACTGCACATATCCATCCCTTTGCCGTGCTCCTCCGCTGGCAATGCAGCCTCAATAATGTAGTTTTTGAATCAAATTTGTACGTTCATAAATATTGTCACACAAGGTCATTTCTTATTAGCGGTAATTCATATAAACCCTGGTTCATATGAACCCACCTTTTATTAATAGTAGTTTAAATGGATCTTTCATTCATGAGAACGAATAGTCTACTTAGGATTCATTGCATGGAAGTGATTTTCACAAGAACAATATTTGTTATAGaaataaaatgatataataaaattTGGGTTTGAAATTTGTAATATTTACAAATTAATTAGAATGGGAAAGTTTCCATACTCTTCCAATCAAAGTTCTCTCCTTCGTTCCAGGTAGCATCCGGACCACATCATAACCAGGCTTGATGAGATCTGGGAGTAATGTAATGAATTCTGTATCGAACACCATAGGATGTGCTGAACGGATCAACCCCTGATATTAAAACACAAAAACAATTGTCATACTTAATTCATATGTTTCTTTGAATCAAAGTTgtgtatgagaaaaatgatcaTGGTGGTTGTAGATCAAATTAATTTGATAAGTGGGGTGGTGAAATTACTCCCAGTTTGTCTGTGTATTCAAACTTGCCCATGGTTTCCAAAGTTGTAGGATTGATTTGAATAGATCCTTTCATTGTTTCAGTCAAGCAAACAACTCTCCCATCACCTAATCTGTGAAACCCACATGATTGGATGAATACTGGATGCAACTGGATCAATGGGTGTTCATTTTTTCTTTACAAGCAAAGTTGAATCAaatcaagaagagggaattgaccTTATGACTCCTGTGTTGGCATTGTCTGTTAATGAAGCACCAGAGAAGAGTCCTGCAAGGTCCCCAACATATTCAAAGAAGTTTTCTGCCTTTGGAACTTCAGAGAATTCACGATAACAgattttgttgttatttttagCAGCCTTGTAAGCCTCAGATTCTAACTGTGCATGTCCTGCAATTAATCTCCCATTCTCAAAGTGAAGACGAACCAGAGTAGAATATCTGAAACGAATAACCTTACACCCATCAGAATATAGATATTTCCTTGCGATATATCAGAAAACTAGCTAAAATCTCCATTGCAAGCACTTGAAATATAGGAAATTAAAGAGGATGAATATGTACCCGTCGAAAAGGTGCCTGAAATTGTAGTCACCTACGTGAAACTTTCCTGGTCCATTTCTCAGGTAGGTACCATTCTGTGAATATAAAGGAAACAATCGTTAGGAGATTAACTCAACAATTGTGCACAATTTACTATCTTTTGAATGCAATCtcatatcttttattttttaacTCAATAAATAAAAATGGAATAAAGCGAATAAGGAAATTAGGAATAGAAGTAAGAGAAACAGAAGCATAGACAAGGTCAAACATCCATGAATAACAATAGCTGTTGAAAGCCCAAGACAAAATGagaaaaaagataaaagaaaaagaaaagaaacgcTGTTTAACAGAAATAACAACTACGATACCAAAAAAAATATGAGTATACTGAAATTCCAAAAAGAAATGAGTAAGTAAAATGCAATCTATTCTAATAATACACTAAAAAAAATCTGATCTAGGCATATTATGTTCCTGGATGGAATAGGCTGCGCAGTCATATAAATAGTCAGATATATAAGAGGCACATCTCTTTATGTACTTCTTTATACATGTATGTCTGACAATTTATATGACTGCATCTAACCGCTTCTGTTCCCTAAGAAAAACACAGTGTTAGCCCTACCATAGGTTGCTTGGGTAAGTGAGCTCCTTGGTTTTCAAGTGTTTTTCCTCAAAATTGACCTCTTCCTTTCACACCTCTGATTTAGGACTAACCAATGATTTAAGACCATAACTCTGCAATAATGGGCAAGAAATGCCCAACTGAGATGAAGAAGGAAGGGTCAGGGGCTTAAGCATTCATAATAGATCTATAACATAAAATTAATCTATTTATAACATATAATTGGAAAAAAAGTTAGATCAGACACATAAAATTTTCAGTTCATGTTGaaattatttgtgtttttttcAGGATTCAATTGTGAGATTCTTTGCATCAATTTTTTTCTTCAGTTCTCATTCtatatcctgatgatggatcatggagtgtgatccaaaacattgatgcaaaagaATCTCACACAATTGAATCaagaaaaaaatacaaataaaataagtTAGATTCTCAATTGACACTGTTGAAAAAAAACTACAGAACCGAACTTAAAATAAAGAGCTGAACTTAAGATAAAAGAGAAGCTCATGACAAACATTTAAACAAAAAAGCAAGCTTCAGTCTTTCTTTCAATCAACCCTGCAGCCCGTTAACCTACTTACAACAGATCACAGTTAAACACATAAATCCTTTATGATGTATCTCAGAAGaatgttaaaaaaaaagaaaagcaaaaCAAAATAGAGGTAATGACTATATTACCAgccattttggaatgtatccatcCACTGCAAGTTCACCCTCCCAGCTCTCTCTTGCCACACTTTGCCATGCGACATGTTTAGACTTTTGGGTGGAGCCTCCCTTAACTATATCTTTTTCATCTCTTATGCTCTCAGTACTGGTTACCACAGATGCTTGGACTTTACATTTAGTTCTCAATCCATTATACAAAGATGGCATTTGATGCAAAGATCTGGAACATGATTATTGCCTTGATCCCTTTCTAAGGATCATTTGGTCATTTGACTGATATTTGGAGCTCTGAAAAGCCAAAATGTCAGACTGTAGTAAAGCCGTCTTAAGAGAGTTTTCTAATACAGGAGATCAGAAGCAGACTAGAAGTTATGGAATATGCAAATAATCGTTCGACTATATAAGTGTGTTTCAATAACAAGGCGACAAGATCGTACATTTTTAAGAAGTGGAGGGAATATAGATAAATATATTCTACTGCAGGCTTAATTTTGTCGTTCACATGCACTGTGATTTCTCTTCGTCTTGCCACAATCACAGATTTTCTACTTTAGGTTATGTCGTCCACATGCACTGTGATTTCTCTTGGTCTTGCCACAATCACAGATTTTCTACTTTTGGTTTATAAATTCAACTGGATTTGTTACTTTCATTAAAGTAAACTAAACATGGAATCTTAGAAATCATCTCCCATTAGAGCAAATGGGTTTCTTTCAAAATCCCTTACTGGCAGATACGGATTTGGGATCCAGGAAGATCttgtttttagtttatttttttcaatattttaaaacCTATTTCAATATGAGAATCTTTTGGCTGAAGCAGGTATCagcaataatatatttgttaagTTATTTAGAAAAAATGAAAATATGGATCAATATTTTTGGTCTTAAATAGTTGTTGAAGAGGAATTAGATCGTAAGAagaaaatttggatgaagcaaacaagAAGTACATGAATGCATGGTACATTAATTTATACAAAAGTCCTAATATCAATGAAGAGATAAAAAAACTATTTGTTAGAAAAATTCAGGACTGCCATGTGAACAAAACAGTTTGGATGGAAAAAAACACACTATATCAAAGAGTTCAACCCCCTATGGGAACATGGCAAGAAAGCTTATTTAAAGGCCACAATTAAGGGAAAAATAAGGATTTTAGTTACTCAGATTAGGACTgggcctcatcatctcacatgtgaGATAGGCAGATGGACGGTCTGAAAGAAGATTTGGAAGACCGAATTCACATTTTCTACAGAAAAAGGGTGGTTGAAACCGAGTGACATTTCATTCTTGATTGTGTAATGTATGAGGATATTCATACTCAGTTCGTAAACTTTTTACAATTAGACAGTCTGAAATGTTAGTGTAGAATATTCTGCCTAGAGTATTCCACTAGATAAGTTTGCTAGTTGTTAAGAGATAGGATTATGATTGCTTAGGCAGGGGTTCCATGGAGGGAGCCTAAGCCTAAGCTCTATTTTTAAAGAAGAGGTGGTCCCATGAAGAAATTATTTTTTTGCTAAGGGATTATTTAGAATCTTTTTCCAAAAAAAGGAGCCCCTACCTTTTAGGCATGTAATTTTAAAGGTGAAAATAgagtggggctagaaattgccccactagCTTAAGAATATTTTATGCCACTTGTCAATAATCTGAATTTTAGAGAGAAAACTAAATTTAGTTACATtcttaaatttaggagcttaaatttttaacCTGAAGTGCAGTACAAAATTCATGGAACCGCCAACAGTAAAATATTCTTTAAAAATCTTAGCAGCTCCAACATCATTTTTTAGGAAGCCCACCTCTATGGGACCCAGCCTTAGTTGTCCAATATTGCATAAAGCTGAATGCCTATTTTCTAGTTGGTAGTTGTTATTCACAATTTTTACTTCTTCTCAATTTATGCAATTATGTAATTTGTAGCTCTACAAAATTTATGTTTTTTACAAGTTTAGCTAATTTTTTTATATGGTATAGAGAAAGGTCTCGTATGAGTGAAAATTCATGTGTATATTGTGTGAAGGTGTGATCTTCTTTCTATTTCAATTTGACTTTTGCAAGCAAGTTCTTCTCTTTATTTCTAGGCATATTTTTGTGAAGATTATGATCACCATGGAGGTAGATGTAAACCTTAGTTTCTATATACATGCATATTCCTCCCCTATTTTTTTGCATGCTTCTTTCTTTATTCATATGttgattctttaaaaaatttacGTGCTTAAAACAAGAACATCAtgataaaaatttgagaaaatttaGGGCTGTGCAAAAATTTCAAACTTATATAAAGTTTTATATGGGGTTTTTTCTTAAAGCATCTAGTATAGGTTTCTTTTAATAAGCTTCTTGAATAAACAAATTTAGAATATTAAAAGTTTCTAATTAACCACCAAGCTTCACACTCTTCCTCCAATTGGCAGCCAAAagtgttcttttgttctaaattcctaTCTACACGAGATTCTAGTTTTGCAACTTTGTTTTCTCCTAGAGATTATTTCTAGCGGGGTTCCTAACTACATGAGATTCTAGAGTTGCATCCTCGAGCgcttccagagtttctttctagtgggaaAATATTGAGCATTGGATAAACAATGACATCATCTCAACTAGATGACATCTTTGCAGTTCTTCATCGGCAATTGCAACTTTCATTTTTAGTCTGAATAAATGATTAGGAGTTTTTCTCACTTGACTTTTCTCCTCTCCTCTTTGTAATTGGGTTCCTAATCAGGCTTTGTTGCCATGACCCATATCTCTCTATTCACCTAGCTACACTTAAGGGAGGGAATATTCTTCTAGATAAGTTTGCTAGTTGTAAAGAGATAGCATTATGATTGCTTAGTTGTGTAATCTTGCATAAAGCTAAATGCCTATTTTCTAGTTGACAATTTCCATTCTAGACTACTCATCTCATGATTTATATATTGTACTCATTCCTAAGTTAATCAAACAGTTATTCACAATTTTTACTTCTTGTCAATTTATGCAATTATGTAATTTGCAGCTCTACGAGTATTCCTGAATTTTACAAGTTTAACTAAAAATTTTACATGAAAGAGTTCTTTTAGGAGacaaggcttcaaaattctgcaagTTCTTAATCAAGATATATAATAAAAAATCCGACAAAAAAGAATATTAATGTAAATCAACGCTGAATTTCTTGATCACATAGATGGCCAGATCTTGTAGatataatcaaaattatttaattcaatacAATACGACCAATGTTTTATCTAGCAATTCACAACTACTAAAAGGTTTAGTGATACATGAATCAAAATCTTGCTACAATCCAAATGTACATTGTTATAGATATAATTTTCATAAAAACCTGATGATCGAAGAATGCCTGTTCgcaaattctttaaaattttcttaaagaacaatagaaaattaaaaaaaaaggttatGTATCAATGTCATGCTGATCAAAATGAGGTGGTGCATTGGAAATATGCATAATTGCCTATGTGCATGGCTTTACAATTTTGAATACGAAGTAGTTTAATAAATACAATACAATAGCTTGTGTGGGAAATAATTCTTGTATTTATGAGAATTTATTACTGATGTTCTAGGTCATTCCCACTTATATCTAACTTTTTGTTGGGTTTTTTAATCTATAATTCACATGGCCACGTTTATTTTTCGATCcaatgttaggatctatgactgttgcCTGTGAGATGTTAACTCTTACAATGATCAAATTGAAGGTCTTGAAATTAAAATCAAATtgcttaaataaaaataataatcaaatagcGATAAATtgaacaaaagagagaaagaagagagaagacaaaacacaagttgataatGGAGTTCACCAATTGGCTACATCTCCAGGTCCCTCCAATTGAGAGGTAGATCCTTGATTTAGCAATGGTTACAAAGACTCTTCATGTCTCCTTGGACAAAAACAAATTACAAAATTCCTTCTCCCACGTACAACAAGCTCCCTACGCACAAAGGTGAACCATTCACTAACAAACACCCAAAAGAAATTCTCTCACCGTTTGTCCAATTCAAACTCAAAACTTACCCCCCTTTTATGCAATTTTACATGCTAAAATGGGGTTAACAAATATATATTTCATATCCCCCAATTTTAAACTACATCTTAAAAAAACCCTTAAAATACCATATACTCTTTCAAAAATCCTAGCCCATTTAAATATATGGCTCATATAATTGAAGCCTTAATAATATATTTCTTGGGATGATTTAAATTTATTGATAGTCAGGTTTATTTGAATTAGTTTATGCTTGCAAATGGGGGAGGGCTCAGGTTTGGCCAGAGCCCTAAACTCATGGCTTAACATTTAACAAAAACCAAAAATTGCCAAGAGAATCCCAAAATACCTGTAGCCGCactagtggagagaaaaatgtggACATTGGAGGTCGATGGTTCAAAAATGCTTAACTCTCCTTTTAGCAAATGAACTATCCTTAGCATAGAAGTTAAATAGGAACCACCAAGAATAGAACTCAAGGAAAGTGAATGGCTTGGTGGCAGTGCATAAAAATAGAAGATGGGAGGTTCATAGTTCAAACCTCGTAACAAATATTTTAACCAaccaaacaaacaaatttgatcacaaaCCAATAGGTGCCACATCGAGCATCTAGAACTATTTATTTGGTGAAACATATATCCACTCGGATCAATCCTCCCCACTGGagaacttttggacctccaaaagttgCATCTATTTAGAAATTTAGAGAGGATATTGCCTCCCCACTTGTCTTGTATCATCTGTCTATCTGTACATTTGGCTCATCACCACAATCAAGACTACAACAATATTGTTGAACACATGCATCATTCTATCACTTCCATAAACATCTAGATCAACTACTCCAACTACTAACCAAAAGCCATTGATTAATATCAAGCTAAATAACAATGCAGATATAAAAGCGAATGAATGAACAACATGTCTATCTTTCATAATAGGAACATTTTTACCCAAGGGAACCTCCAAACTCTCAATCATAATTTGAGGACTTGGATCATCAATTCTTTCATTTGTTATTTCCTAACGTTGTATTGTTGGCATATCCTGTGATATCTGAGCTCAATTAGCCTTGATTGCTTCAATTTCATGCCTATAATCACCTAATCTAACATACATAAGAAAAAAATATTTACTTGCATTGATACCCCTCTTCAACTACCCTGTGTTTGCAAATGACTAATTAGTCTTAACCTTGTGAGAGTGTACAATATACCTGATGCCATCTTTAAACAAATGATAATGATTCAATTCACTATATAAATTAGCCTTCTGATCATACAAATAAGGGCTACCCAACACTATTCAGCAAACATCTAGTGGAACCACATCAAACTATGTGTTATCAACATACTTACTTGATATTGCAAACCTTAAAGTGCATTTCTTTGTGACTAGCAATTTATTATTTTCACAACCCCAACCTAGTGGGTAAGGTCTCTTATGTGGTGTAGTCACAAATTCCTTACAACATCTTCTGAGATTAAGTTAGTTTGGGATCCACTATCTATGAGTATATCAACTTTAGTGTGTTTAGCAACAACCCTTATATGAAAAAACTCATTTCTTTTCTTATCGTCAGGGATATCATTAACTTGAGAAGTAGAAGAACAACTATAAAAGGAAACACTAGCAATAAGAGCCTTACCTTTCAAACCCATTGTTGTTATCTTAGTTTCATTCTCACACTCTTAAC includes:
- the LOC131079851 gene encoding carotenoid cleavage dioxygenase 8 homolog B, chloroplastic-like, coding for MPSLYNGLRTKCKVQASVVTSTESIRDEKDIVKGGSTQKSKHVAWQSVARESWEGELAVDGYIPKWLNGTYLRNGPGKFHVGDYNFRHLFDGYSTLVRLHFENGRLIAGHAQLESEAYKAAKNNNKICYREFSEVPKAENFFEYVGDLAGLFSGASLTDNANTGVIRLGDGRVVCLTETMKGSIQINPTTLETMGKFEYTDKLGGLIRSAHPMVFDTEFITLLPDLIKPGYDVVRMLPGTKERTLIGRAALPAEEHGKGMDMCSVNPKYIGKPYRYAYACGAERPFNFPNTLTKIDLKEKIAKNWYDEGGVPSEPFFVGQPGAEKEDDGVVISLISDGNGDGYALVLDGSTFTEIGRAKVPYGLPYGLHGCWVPTP